Genomic window (Ruminococcus flavefaciens AE3010):
AAAAGCCTGCAAGGAGACAGAGCTTGGGTATGTAATGCTTTATTTCAAGGTATTCCGAGCAGCTGTTAAAAAAAGCCCCGTCTGCCGTCAGAGTGTTCGACTATGCCGTAATATAGCATCATCATAATAATCTTCGGAATGATATTCAAGAAATACATCGTCAGCTACCTTTACAGCGTCTATATTGTCAATTGAGAATGCGTCCATATACAGTATGAATCTTCCCATTCCTGCCGCATGTGTGCGGGTGTCGGAAATAGTAGCCGCTGTAGGGCGTCAGATCTGCTTTCTCGAAGTTTTTCTCCGATATAGTTCTTGGTCTTCAAGCTTCCGAAAACAAATGAGCACAAATAGTTTGGAAAATCATCGCGCAGTTTGAAAGACCTACGACTCCGAACTTTGATACGGGATCGAATTCCATATTAGAAACACAGCCAAAGGTACCTCCTGTATGTCCGAAGGAGCGGACGTTGTTGTATTCATGGACGTCAAAGCCATAGCTGAAGCTGGGGATATCAGTGTTTCCGTAGAATGAGGAGCCTGAGAAAGAGCTTCTCCTGAGTTTTGGCATTTTTGAACAGGGGTGGTCGTCGTTGACCAAAGCCTGTGCGAAGGTGGCAAGGTCGCCGATAGTACCCGTTATTGAGCCGCAGGGGTAGAGCTGGTCGTTGAAAAGGCAGGTGCCCTTGGACTTGAATTCTTCAATAATTCCTTCCTCTATTACTCCGTCTTCGTTTTCTTTATACCCGCCATGGGTAGATAAATCATAGCAGATAGTTTTTCAGACGCTGCTCTCTTACCCATGGGTTATCTGTAAGGTTAGGAGCTACTGCGGTGTGCTCCATACCGAGTGGCTCGAAGATGTTCTTGTGAATGTAGTCAACGTAGTCCATGCCGCTTACCCGCTGAACGATAAGTCCTGCAAGTGAAGCAGCCCAGTTTTGAGTAGGAAGCTACTTCACCGGGGACGGTAGGTCTGGGCGGGCCTCCACATTTTTGAGAGCTTCTTCAAGTGAGGGCATTTCAGCCATATCCTCTGAGGTGGAGTCGTAGAACTTCTCGCACCAGCCGCCCTTGTGGTTCATGATGTCCCATGAGTGTAATTGGATCGTCATATTTTAAGGCGGCGGAAGAAGTCATCTGGGAGATATGTGCGGATATCCGCTTTCAAGGTCTATCTTTTCCTGTTCCCAGAAGCTGCATGATGCTGGACCCATGTAAAGGTCTTGCTTATGCTTCCCCCATTCAAATACGCTGTTCTCGTCGGCAGGGGTGTGCTCCTCCAATATTAGTGCAGCCGTAGTAGCGTGTATAAAGTATCTCGTCCCCGTGGAAAAACAAGCTCCACATGAGGCGCTGTCAGTCTTGCTGTTTTTTGATATTGGTGGGATGTGCGTTTAATTTTTTTCTGACTGCTTATAAGTTTTACTGACGGTTATTCCCGATGGACATTTCGGCTCGTCTTCATTTTCTGCAAAAGCGCTGAATGGCTGAGTGCAGACTGTAAGCCACTGCCGCAGCAATAAAAAGCGGCAGTGCTGCGCAGAAAATCCTTTCATGTATATCCACCTCCTCAAAGCTCACGGGCTTTCATAGTCCACTACCGAGCATACAAGCTGAAATAGAGGTGTGAAGCCGAAGCCGATAAAGATAAGTACGATACTGCTGAGCAGCAGTCCGTTCATGGGAGCTGCCAGCGCCATTATCATATTTAAAAAGTACTATAAGTACAGGCTTGAGTATATCTACATTGAATTATCAAAGATAATGACAGCAGGCTATGGCATAGAACAGAGCAATTCCGCCTAAGATTTTAAGGAAGCTTATCAGCAGGGAGTTGCTCTTGCTTGAAATGCCCTTTTTGAAATATCTTCTGTGCTGTCCTGGCCATGACTATAAGGGTAACAGCGAAAAAACAAGCCAGAACATTGAGTTTTCCAGAGCCTTCATCTGTACACCTGTGCCGAAACCGTGTGATACTTCGTATACATCTCTTACGTCCTTGGAAATGGTTATTCCA
Coding sequences:
- a CDS encoding serine hydrolase, which encodes MCYDLSTHGGYKENEDGVIEEGIIEEFKSKGTCLFNDQLYPCGSITGTIGDLATFAQALVNDDHPCSKMPKLRRSSFSGSSFYGNTDIPSFSYGFDVHEYNNVRSFGHTGGTFGCVSNMEFDPVSKFGVVGLSNCAMIFQTICAHLFSEA